DNA sequence from the Rattus rattus isolate New Zealand chromosome 2, Rrattus_CSIRO_v1, whole genome shotgun sequence genome:
gattctggtttttgttttgtttttttttttaaccacaaaaccaaattttatttAGCTTAATAGTTTCTCCAATacaaagagaaatattaaaacctaggacatatgcacatataacccccccccaaaaaaaacccaaaaacctaagagaagaaaggacaaagttCTCTTCAATGGAGAATATTATCTTCGCTTCTGGAAGATGTTTCCACGCCCCGTTCCACGTCCTCTTCCTCTGGCAGCCACTTGGGCCTTCAGGATAGCAGCTTTTCCTTGGCCAGCCCCTGaggcttggtttttatttttcatgctgttTGACATGGGTGCATTTTTCAGCATGTCAGGCAAAATCAGAAACCGGATCTTGCTGCCACGTATGCACACTTGTTCCAGCTGTGCCACTTGGCCATCTCTGtatgtgactgtgactgtgatgTTGGAAATCTGGTAGTTCACGTTGTCCTCTGCTTCAATGAGCTTCCCCCAGTATACTCCACCAGTGCTGGTCTCACATGTCACTATGTGGCCTTCCACTTCATGCAGGACTTTAATTGGCACACTGATAGACATCTTGGCAGGACACTTCCAACTAAccgcaggctttttttttttccggtccCGGCACAAACGTTAGAAGGTGAAAGCTTAAGGTGACAGgtcctgtatatatatatatatatatatatatatatatttgtggggAGCATGTGCTTGCCACAGCAGTTGTGTGGAGATcggagaacaactttcaggagtccaTTCTCCCCACCCGCCATGTtggtttcagggatcaaactgtCCTTCTGTAGATTCATGACAACACTCCTCTCTGCTAAAGCCAAGTGCATATGTAGACACTAAGGCCCTCCTGTTGTCATCCCATATGAAGCATCCAAACTGTGCCGTTCTCTATGAATTCTCAAACGAATTCAGGCTCTTACATGTGTTCATGGTGTCCAgtcatgcatatatgtttgtgtgtgtgtgtatgatatatattgatatatatgatatatatctatataaacatTGGAGAAAACAGTATTGATTATTAGCATTAAAGCCTTCTAGGGGacaggagatgactcagtcagtagagcatttgccttgcaatcatgagaacccaagtttggtccCCTGGAACGCACATGCACATggcattttaaagttttaaattttgttaaatacATTATGTTTTTTGAGGAAATTACTATAAGACAGAAGTTCACAAATTAACAATGAGCAAATactattacataaaatataaactatctATAAAAATGTAgactacataaaatataaataagtaaatattaactTTCAATAAATATGAAACCATGAatgttatatgatatataatatgtagtAGTAAATCATAAACCCActtcataacaacaacaataacaacaacaacaataacaacaacaacaacaacaacaacaaaactgggaGAAGCCCAAAAGTAGAGTCAGTTTACCAAAATGTCCTCCACTTTAATCCATGGCTCTCCCAGGTCTGAAGTCCACAGTTAAGAACTAgtatccaggggttggggatttagctcagtggtagagcgcttgcctagcaagcgcaaggccctgggttccgtccccagctctgaaaaaaaaaaaaaaaaaaagaaaagaaaagaactagtATCCAAAAACACTCTATAATCAGTTGCACACTTATCACTCTGCCACATTTCTGCTAACCTCATGCCAAGGCATCTCCATCTGTAACTTTTTATTTCGACcttgctcatttccttcttttgaagACCACCACCCTTTTGGATGGCATTGGCCTAAGCATAAAGCAATTTTCCAAGGATACTCAGAGGTCTGACAGCTCAAAGTCACTTTCTGATCCCACTCAACTGTATAACGGTGCTTCCATGAGACTCCTGGGTGCCTGTGACAACAGTCACACTGGGAACACTGTTTAATTTGAACAGCACTATTGCAgaaatttttaatcccaatcCAGGATTTCTACCAtatagttcccagataaaagacacacatacaacctttatatttataataaaaccttaatcagcactagacaCAGGCAGATAGCTACCCTCCATGCTATTAGGATCTACTTTCCCATCAAtgaccctgagttattacttactatgtttcatttgggctgctcttaactccaattggccagccctcagggccatgatttcttgactcctaacccatggcaACTTTCTCTTggtccttcccttcttctccccctcatAGTTCTCCTCCAACCCCGAGGCCCAGGAACCCAAAAActcacctatgtctcttcttcccagctattagCTGTCAGcgtctttattcaccaatcagagataacttgggggcaaggtcatatagtgtcacttgggtctacatttggactctctcatctctggggcaaccaggtcttaGGGAACCAGtattaacattagaatacaagcagcatcaggccaacccactcCACATCACATCCTAAGAATTAGGATGCTGGAAGACCAAACGCTACACCATAAAGCCCCAACTCCCCTGTCAAGTCTCCAGTTCTCTTTCTACTTCTTCCTTTACCAATGTCCTCCTTTCTACCTCACCCAGTGAATGACgaaaatacagacagacagatagacagacagatagcaacTTCCATGGCTCACACACAAAAGCTACTTTTCCACTGAGTGGGTGAGCTCGCTGTGCACACCTGTGAGAGCTGGTCACCCCAGGTGTAGCAAGAGCCCATGTGTAAAACCCGTTGCATTTGGGTGAGAACATGGGGTTTTACAAGCTTACTCACGCAGCATTAATTATTTACAAAAAGTGAGTCAGTCGCACCTGCAGTCAAAACAGAACcacattaaaatacaatttatgaTGTGCATATGATTTCCACTCTTTTATCACCTATttgtttccttaaaataattatgttaaaAGCCGCTCCCTCAGGTAATAAATCCTTGCGTTTAACTTAACTCCCATTCCCATCCTAACCAGGCTCCTccacaataaaacccaaactcaTCTGACATGTTTGCAGAGCACTTTATCCAAAGAGTCCCAAAGGCTTTCCTGCTTTCATTCTATCTGAGGGAAAGGAGTAAATTATTCAcattacagagagctgtgaataATGTGTCCTGGCTACTCCAGCCAGCTACTTTAACCAGCATGAACTACGCCAGGCTCTTGCGGCTGTTCTCAGGCTCAGATCCATTTGTAAGCTTGCCAGGCCCAAGAAAGGCTGGACCTACTTTCCCACATGGTCTCTcatccatcttcccttccctACTCCTAcatctctccccccccccccgctttgaTTTTTCCGCAACAAGTCAAAGTGCGGAGACAATTTCTAAAACTCAAGAATTACTGGATTCTGCGGTCCTCTGTTACCCTCAGAGGTTAATGCCACCTCAGGAAACAGCCTCCACTCCATGTTCAGAGTCTCTTCTTGCCATTCAGTGCCAGAATCATTCACTCACCTACAGGCAATCTCTGGCCGTCACCACGgaatgcagaaaaacaaacaaaggaacaaacaaaaaaactaggaagaaggaaagaaaacgaATGAGTCCAAGGAAGAGTGTCTAAAGCTAGTCCTGTTTGCATATGCAGATTAGGCCGGGGGGGGGGGTTCAATTAAAAGCCTAAAAAAATGAAGGCAGACAGGATGGACAAAAGGGAGATCTCTAGCAAGGACCCAGTGAGAAAACTCATAAGCACCTCTACCTAGTGGGTGATGTTTCTGAGAAGCAACCAGAACATCCCACTATTAATGTCCCTTCTTTTTCACCAATATGCAAACTGTACAGGACCATGTGTTCCAAGAATATGTGTAATGTGCTTTGAGCAAGGAGTGCTCCCTGATTCTCTGTACTCTCCCTTCCCTCATTGTCCCCCTTCTATTTCATGTCACTTTAAAATATTCTGCATATGAGGACACAGATGTGGTGTTTGTCTTTTTGAGCCCaatgtaacattttaattttctatgtgACCCATTTTCCATCACACAGCATGATTTTACTCTTAttatggctgagtagtactccattgtatagacataccacattttcctAACCATTTTTCAGTGTGCAGGCACCTAAGCTGATCCACACCAGGCCTTTGTGCACAGTGCCATAGTAAACACAAGTGGGTAGCTACCAGTACTGTGTGCTGTGTTGAAGGACACAATTGCCATGGTAAAGAGACAGCTTGCAAAATGTGTGAAGAATCTTCGCTTACTATTAATACAACAGTGGTTTTGTATtgagaatatataaataactataaGCATTAAGCATTTAAAGAATGATAATCCAATCTAATGTTGGGAAAGTGAACTAAATATGGATGTGGGGAGGTGTATTTGTTGTATTGTGATATATAATCATTAGTGTGCCTATTGTgcttatatgcatgcatgtggaggccagaggttgatatcgAATCTCTTTCCTTAATTGCTCTTGGCCTTTAGTTTTTGAAGAGGGTCTCGCACTAAAACTGAAGCTCATCAATTTGGCTACACTATCTGTCCAATGAGTTTTAGGGATctatctgtctttccttcccacttcccctacgacatctctctcctccccactgaCAAGTGTTGGAGTAACAGGCAGGCGCATACCGTTGTAATATTTTCACCATGATTTCTCTAatacaaactcaggtcttcatacctGCACAGCAGGTTCCTTCCTGCCTGAGCCAATGGCCAACCCAACACCTTCCAAGAAGGGTGTGGTCAGTAAATATATGAATTATTCCATTTTTTgttcaaggaaaataaaagtggAGGAAGTACATCATCTATCTGCATTTGTTTCTATAAGTTTCTAAATCAACCTCCCCAGACCCATCTAAGCAGCCAAAATCAACATTGCAAGTGCAAGCCTTGGGCAAATGTGTATGATAATTTGGTTTTTAATTGCACACACCTCGATTGAGGAATTGCCCCTATTAGACTGGCCAGTGGTCATGTCCATGGAACCTGTTCTTGACTGCTAATTAGTGTAGATGGCATTGTGGGAGGTGCCGTCCCTAGGTACATGGGCTTAGGTAGAGTaagaaagagtgagaaagaggaggaagacaggagaagggaggggggaggaggaggaggagaagggagaaggaggaggtaaaggaggtggaggaggaggaggaggaacaagtgaaggaggagaagtgggtggaggaggaggaagaggagaaggaggaggaagaggaggaggaagaggaggatgagaaaggaagaggaa
Encoded proteins:
- the LOC116894629 gene encoding small nuclear ribonucleoprotein Sm D3-like, translating into MSISVPIKVLHEVEGHIVTCETSTGGVYWGKLIEAEDNVNYQISNITVTVTYRDGQVAQLEQVCIRGSKIRFLILPDMLKNAPMSNSMKNKNQASGAGQGKAAILKAQVAARGRGRGTGRGNIFQKRR